A window of the Halobacterium hubeiense genome harbors these coding sequences:
- a CDS encoding GAF domain-containing protein: MTSDRDHRSALLSYATEVASADDVDEVFDAMADAAEAAFDFSSAVVEAEADGVLAVRSWSGRAPSVDGIPTDEGIAGETYHTGEAQIVADIREDPRVTAPPEGAPRSVVSVPIGDIGVFQAGMDEPDGFDADDVELAELLASHAYQAVQRIRSQRDLRESEARFRELFEQNDDALVLYDVTSDGDTEIRLVNDAAERAVGADETDLRGESLAACFDAHSEQFVPGNGAKTFETEFADDDRVFEVTVKQFLHQGGPDAFAVVDDVTEQRHREQTLTGLHDATRRMLVEDDPDDIAAVVAEAANDLLGLPYVGVFYAADDAEELRPATVSDPVTGETPPTFAAGESLAWDVYESGEPATFTDVHEQSNVHNPETVIREEIIHPLGDHGVLLIGAPEAGSFDGTDHDLVRVLATNAEAALDRAERVRQLRRREADLRREHSRLAALFENVPSPTASFVVEDDDPIVRAVNPAFEEVFGYSEEELVGENIDEYIIPADHHEEADEYNQKLVDGQNINVEVRRETADGPRDFLLDVVPFRLDEPNIHGYAMYTDITDRKEHERELERQNDRLEEFASIVSHDLRNPLNVARGYLELAEETGDDEYFQRMGESLDRMHEIIESVLALARHGRSLDDVRERSLSDAAADAWRNVDTADATLDVAGDRALRADVARFTSLLENLFRNAVEHGGEDVTVSVGPLDGDDGFYVEDDGCGIAAERREGVFEYGASGDDDGTGFGLAIVKSIADAHGWTVEVTDSAEGGARFEFRT, encoded by the coding sequence GCGGTCGTGGAGCGGCCGCGCGCCGAGCGTCGACGGCATCCCCACCGACGAGGGCATCGCCGGGGAGACCTACCACACCGGCGAGGCGCAAATCGTCGCGGACATCCGCGAGGACCCGCGCGTCACGGCCCCGCCGGAGGGCGCGCCGCGGTCCGTTGTCAGCGTCCCCATCGGCGACATCGGCGTCTTCCAGGCGGGCATGGACGAGCCCGACGGCTTCGACGCGGACGACGTCGAACTCGCAGAGCTACTGGCTTCCCACGCCTATCAGGCCGTCCAACGCATCCGCTCGCAGCGCGACCTCCGGGAGAGCGAGGCGCGCTTCCGCGAGCTGTTCGAGCAGAACGACGACGCGCTCGTCCTCTACGACGTCACCAGCGACGGCGACACCGAGATTCGCCTCGTCAACGACGCGGCCGAGCGCGCCGTCGGCGCCGACGAGACCGACCTCCGAGGGGAGTCGCTGGCCGCGTGCTTCGACGCTCACTCCGAGCAGTTCGTCCCCGGGAACGGCGCAAAGACCTTCGAGACCGAGTTCGCCGACGACGACCGCGTCTTCGAGGTGACGGTCAAGCAGTTCCTCCACCAGGGCGGCCCCGACGCGTTCGCGGTCGTGGACGACGTCACCGAGCAGCGCCACCGCGAGCAGACCCTCACGGGGCTCCACGACGCCACCCGGCGGATGCTCGTGGAGGACGACCCCGACGACATCGCCGCGGTCGTCGCGGAAGCCGCCAACGACCTCCTCGGCCTCCCGTACGTCGGCGTGTTCTACGCCGCCGACGACGCCGAGGAGCTCCGGCCGGCGACCGTCTCCGACCCCGTGACCGGGGAGACGCCGCCGACGTTCGCGGCCGGCGAGAGCCTCGCGTGGGACGTCTACGAGTCCGGCGAACCCGCGACGTTCACGGACGTCCACGAGCAGTCGAACGTCCACAACCCCGAGACGGTCATCCGCGAGGAGATCATCCACCCGCTGGGCGACCACGGCGTCCTGCTCATCGGCGCGCCCGAGGCCGGGAGCTTCGACGGCACGGACCACGACCTCGTGCGCGTGCTCGCAACGAACGCCGAGGCCGCCCTCGACCGCGCCGAGCGCGTCCGCCAGCTCCGCCGCCGCGAAGCCGACCTGCGGCGCGAACACAGCCGGCTCGCGGCGCTGTTCGAGAACGTCCCCAGCCCCACGGCGAGCTTCGTCGTGGAGGACGACGACCCCATCGTGCGCGCGGTCAACCCCGCCTTCGAGGAGGTGTTCGGCTACAGCGAGGAGGAACTCGTCGGCGAGAACATCGACGAGTACATCATCCCCGCCGACCACCACGAGGAGGCCGACGAGTACAACCAGAAGCTCGTGGACGGACAGAACATCAACGTCGAGGTGCGCCGCGAGACCGCCGACGGCCCGCGGGACTTCCTGCTGGACGTGGTGCCGTTCCGCCTCGACGAGCCGAACATCCACGGCTACGCGATGTACACGGACATCACCGACCGGAAGGAACACGAGCGCGAGCTCGAACGCCAGAACGACCGCTTGGAGGAGTTCGCGAGCATCGTCAGCCACGACCTCCGCAACCCCCTGAACGTCGCCCGCGGCTACCTCGAACTCGCCGAGGAGACCGGCGATGACGAGTACTTCCAGCGCATGGGCGAGTCGCTGGACCGCATGCACGAGATCATCGAGAGCGTGCTCGCGCTCGCGCGCCACGGCCGCAGCCTCGACGACGTCCGCGAGCGCTCGCTGTCGGACGCCGCCGCGGACGCGTGGCGGAACGTCGACACCGCCGACGCGACGCTGGACGTCGCGGGCGACCGCGCGCTGCGGGCGGACGTCGCGCGGTTCACTTCGCTGTTGGAGAACCTGTTCCGGAACGCCGTCGAGCACGGCGGCGAGGACGTCACCGTCTCCGTCGGCCCACTGGACGGCGACGACGGCTTCTACGTCGAGGACGACGGTTGCGGCATCGCCGCGGAGCGCCGCGAGGGCGTCTTCGAGTACGGCGCGTCGGGCGACGACGACGGCACCGGGTTCGGGCTCGCCATCGTCAAGAGCATCGCGGACGCGCACGGCTGGACGGTGGAGGTAACGGACAGCGCCGAGGGCGGCGCGCGCTTCGAGTTCCGGACGTAG